A window of the Theileria parva strain Muguga chromosome 2, complete sequence, whole genome shotgun sequence genome harbors these coding sequences:
- the prpf31 gene encoding Prp31 C terminal domain protein, protein MGTLADSFLADLEDLENEDNEQENSDLNKDLNNVENFESDEETPIIDAVEEYFNTSGSSENSFSTLIKDPEINSIVEKAKLLSLSKDLKATEISFIDECNKTVLKIDREIINIFNYVRDIYSKRFPKLESIVYSPLDYIAVVKRAQNESDFTKIDLTDLLPNSMIMAVTVASTVASGTCLSTQFLNKVLSACNEGLLLAEFRNDLLVYLEGRMILIAPNTSVLIGSALTARLIAKVGSIENLSKIPSQNLMMIGADKNQNYILNGILNNCDLVLNSQPSLRLKALRLVCAKVSLASRIDLFKQHKDGKMGHEYRKSILQSLAKAVELPPAPMKKALPIPEEKGGRKRGGRRHRKTKEKYSLGEFQKYRNRLKFGLDAEDDFGLEMGDGMGMVGKGNYGKLLIKPKKDKVHIPKKRVVSMQSSGATNGMSSSLIFTPLQGIELCNPNLTREVKRKSVLDNQGFLKVKKT, encoded by the exons atg GGTACTTTAGCTGATTCCTTCTTGGCTGATTTAGAGGACCTTGAAAATGAGGACAATGAACAGGAGAATTCAGATTTGAACAaggatttaaataatgttgaaAACTTCGAATCCGATGAGGAGACTCCGATAATTGATGCAGTTGAGGAATACTTTAACACATCAGGATCTTCTGAGAACAGTTTTTCAACTCTTATAAAGGACCCTGAGATTAACTCAATTGTAGAG AAAGCTAAGCTATTATCACTGAGTAAGGACCTTAAAGCCACCGAGATTTCCTTTATTGACGAATGTAATAAAACTGTACTAAAAATTGACCGGGagattataaatattttcaactaTGTGAGAGATATTTACTCTAAAAGATTCCCTAAATTGGAGTCTATTGTTTACTCACCTCTTGACTACATTGCCGTGGTTAAAAGGGCTCAAAATGAATCAGATTTTACCAAGATTGACTTGACAGATTTATTACCTAACAGCATGATTATGGCTGTTACTGTTGCTAGTACAGTTGCTTCAGGCACTTGCTTATCAACgcaatttttaaataaagttTTGTCAGCCTGTAATGAAGGGCTTTTACTCGCTGAGTTTAGGAATGATTTACTCGTTTACCTCGAGGGGAGAATGATTTTAATCGCACCAAACACTTCAGTTTTAATTGGATCAGCGCTTACTGCCAGACTTATTGCCAAAGTTGGAAGTATTGAAAACCTCTCCAAAATCCCCTCTCAAAATCTCATGATGATCGGCGCCgataaaaatcaaaattacATTCTCAACG GAATTTTGAATAACTGTGATCTTGTTTTGAATTCTCAACCTAGTTTACGCCTTAAGGCCTTAAGATTAGTTTGTGCTAAAGTATCTTTAGCCTCTAGAATTGACCTGTTTAAACAACACAAAGACGGGAAAATGGGCCATGAATATCGCAAATCCATACTACAAAGTCTAGCCAAA gCTGTTGAGTTACCCCCGGCACCGATGAAGAAAGCGTTACCAATACCTGAGGAGAAGGGAGGTCGTAAAAGAGGCGGTAGAAGACATAGAAAAACAAAGGAAAAATATTCTCTGGGCGAGTTTCAAAAGTACAGAAACAGACTCAAATTCGGACTTGACGCTGAAGACGATTTTGGCCTAGAAATGG GTGATGGCATGGGCATGGTTGGTAAAGGCAATTACGGTAAATTACTCATTAAACCCAAGAAAGATAAAGTACATATCC CTAAAAAAAGAGTTGTGTCAATGCAATCGAGTGGCGCAACAAATGGAATGTCGTCATCACTAATATTTACTCCTTTACAag gAATTGAATTGTGTAACCCAAACTTGACTAGGGAAGTAAAGAGAAAGTCAGTACTCGACAACCAAGGCTTCTTAAAAGTAAAGAAAACTTAA
- the NEDD8 gene encoding NEDD8 — protein sequence MQIIIKTLTGKRQSLNFEPTNTIADVKEVLRERECIDAGQIRLIYSGKQMNDELTLNDYKVVPGSTIHMVLQLRGG from the exons atgcaaattattattaaaactCTTACTGGGAAGAGGCAGTCCTTAAACTTTGAGCCTACCAACACCATAGCAGACGTGAAGGAAGTCCTAAGGGAACGagaat GCATTGACGCTGGTCAGATTCGGCTAATTTACTCAG GGAAACAGATGAACGACGAGTTAACTTTAAATGACTACAAAGTAGTTCCTGGCTCAACCATTCACATGGTTTTACAACTTCGCGGTGGCTAA
- the CWC27 gene encoding Cyclophilin type peptidyl-prolyl cis-trans isomerase/CLD family protein, which produces MSEVYSLEPSCKGRVVLNTSLGDLDIHLWSSHCPKACRNFIQLCLEGYYNNCIFHRVIPNFMVQTGDPSGTGNGGESVYGEPFENEIVSRLKFRNRGMVAMANTGGKCSNMSQFFITLDRSDFLNGKYTLFGKVEGNSIYNLLKIGKCEVDKNDRPFDPPKIISCHVVDNPFDDIVPRLLQLSESEPEEQEEEVTTTQTKDKRLLSFLDSDEEEDNAVKIKSAHDMLQDKSLSKASVQIKETPKPDEPSPVDDEEVEDDDQLYEEEDDDQVYQEEDELRKKEINELEKKLRENTDDLYNPRKKKKPKHDPKKTLERLALFTKRLGEIDKNEQLANKQPETDQDMSDGSWFAGTKLQFSVDSNRAYAYDAGRDTLDVYDPLKGKDNKLNSVKNIHKNRNDGVEKRW; this is translated from the exons ATGAGCGAAGTATACTCACTGGAGCCTTCCTGTAAGGGTAGAGTTGTGCTTAACACATCTTTGGGCGATTTGGATATACACCTTTGGAGTTCACACTGTCCAAAGGCTTGCAGGAATTTCATTCAACTATGTCTGGAAGGCTATTACAACAACTGTATTTTCCACAGAGTTATTCCCAATTTCATGGTTCAAACCGGTGATCCTTCCGGTACAGGAAATG GAGGTGAAAGTGTTTATGGAGAACCctttgaaaatgaaattgTTTCAAGACTCAAATTCAGAAACAGAG GAATGGTGGCTATGGCGAATACGGGTGGAAAATGCTCTAATATGAGCCAATTCTTTATAACGCTAG ATAGGTCAGATTTCCTAAATGGAAAGTACACATTGTTTGGAAAAGTTGAAGGTAACtcaatttacaatttattaaaaattggcAAGTGTGAAGTTGATAAAAACGATAGACCATTTGATCCTCCTAAAATCATCAGCTGTCAT GTGGTTGATAATCCTTTCGATGATATTGTGCCGAGGCTACTACAGCTATCTGAATCTGAGCCTGAGGAACAGGAAGAAGAAGTTACAACAACTCAAACCAA GGATAAAAGgttattatcatttttggACTCTGATGAGGAGGAGGATAATGCTGTAAAAATCAAAAGTGCTCACGATATGTTACAAGATAAAAGTCTCTCAAAAGCTTCAGTTCAGATTAAAGAAACACCTAAACCTGATGAACCAAGTCCAGTGGACGACGAGGAAGTAGAAGATGATGACCAACTCTatgaagaagaagatgatgaCCAAGTCTATCAAGAAGAAGATGAACTGAGAAAAAAggaaataaatgaattGGAAAAGAAGTTAAGAGAGAATACAGACGATTTATATAATCCAAGGAAGAAAAAGAAACCTAAACATGATCCAaaaaag ACCCTCGAAAGATTAGCTTTGTTTACTAAAAGGCTTGGcgaaattgataaaaacgAACAACTGGCAAATAAACAGCCTGAAACGGATCAAg ATATGAGTGACGGTTCTTGGTTTGCTGGTACTAAGTTACAGTTTTCTGTTGATTCTAACAGGGCTTACGCCTACGATGCTGGGAGAGATACG CTTGATGTGTATGATCCTCTAAAGGGGAAGGATAATAAACTCAACtcagttaaaaatatacacaaaaat CGCAATGATGGTGTTGAGAAGAGGTGgtga
- the tbce gene encoding Ubiquitin-like domain protein: MKELKVGDRVLVGDSLGTVVSEPLKCGENGENNVNEGKLLVEWDDWTRGELDGSKRLEKIKNKKVKIFEHFNKIKENSLNFQEVIRILSERFNFLDFAKPISCVTSESVSLGSTFEKEFRDKYLTTDEELEVGDSTVNYEFVGMEKACSFFSDPKKLFTVSLNDCRISKIGTITEFPKCSDLFLSNNLLTTSEINKLVEYFPNLTLLDVSKNKVDAPINATNVKTLIMSSVFVEFEMVLETLNLCGNVTQLIFTDNNLDEVVFKGKSYPNVTVLDLSNNFVYSWNSLFNLFKLFPNLEKLFISHNLLHNLDVNGVEFKGLLELDVSNNLIDDINSMLKLSQTFPNLTNLKINSNPIHPKFMENFINLSLVSVGEEKRDEIMRMYMIVTFVNLKVLNGTTITPEERTNSERYLNYLENKEPEHNGLKLNLEKKNRIKVLLVPDGDSESFLYEPVEKKLSESCTVSDVKLLCSKLFKMNLKDIKLVYCNKKMPLCEEMDDDSAELCRYGISDNYQIRAQNKNLKL, from the exons atgaagGAGTTGAAGGTAGGAGACAGAGTATTGGTAGGAGATTCACTTGGAACTGTGGTTTCAGAGCCGTTAAAATGTGGAGAAAATGgtgaaaataatgttaatgaAGGTAAATTATTGGTGGAATGGGACGACTGGACAAGGGGTGAGCTTGACGGCTCTAAAAGGctagaaaaaataaaaaataaaaaagtaaaaatctttgaacattttaataaaatcaaggaaaacagtttaaattttcaggAAGTAATTAGAATTTTATCTGAAAGGTTTAATTTTCTCGATTTTGCAAAGCCAATTTCCTGTGTAACTTCAGAATCCGTTAGCTTAGGATCAACATTTGAAAAGGAGTTTAgggataaatatttaactactGATGAGGAGTTGGAAGTGGGAGATTCAACTGTAAATTACGAATTTGTAGGAATGGAAAAGGCTTGTAGTTTCTTTTCAGACCCGAAAAAACTATTTACAGTAAGCTTAAATGACTGTagaattagtaaaattggAACTATAACAGAGTTCCCAAAGTGTTCAGACCTGTTTTTGTCAAATAACCTTCTAACAACCTCTGAGATTAACAAGTTGGTGGAGTATTTCCCAAATCTAACACTGCTAGACGTTTCTAAGAATAAAGTTGACGCACCAATTAACGCCACAAATGTTAAAACTTTAATCATGAGCAGTGTGTTTGTGGAGTTTGAAATGGTTTTGGAGACTCTAAACCTCTGTGGAAATGTGACACAGTTAATTTTCACAGATAATAATCTGGATGAAGTTGTTTTCAAGGGGAAATCTTACCCAAATGTCACAGTGTTAGACTTGAGTAATAACTTTGTTTACAGCTGGAATTCcctttttaacctttttaaactatttcCAAACCTGGAAAAGTTATTCATTTCACACAATCTTTTACATAATTTGGACGTGAATGGAGTGGAGTTTAAAGGTTTGTTAGAGCTTGATGtgtcaaataatttaattgaCGACATCAATTCTATGCTAAAATTATCGCAAACATTTCCTAATCTAACGAATTTAAAGATTAATTCAAACCCAATCCACCCAAAATTTATggaaaattttatcaatctATCCTTAGTTAGTGTGGGTGAGGAAAAAAGGGATGAAATAATGAGAATGTATATGATAGTAacatttgtaaatttaaaagtatTAAATGGCACAACCATAACACCCGAGGAAAGAACAAATTCTGAACgttatttaaactatttagAGAATAAGGAACCAGAACATAATGGATTGAAGTTAAATCTGGAGAAGAAGAATAGAATCAAAGTGTTATTAGTGCCAGATGGTGATTCTGAGAGCTTTTTATACGAGCCTGTGGAGAAGAAATTATCAGAATCCTGCACAGTTTCAGACGTTAAACTGCTCTGCAGTAAACTCTTCAAAATGAATCTCAAAGATATTAAACTCGTCTACTGCAATAAG AAGATGCCGTTGTGTGAGGAAATGGACGATGATTCTGCGGAATTGTGTCGATATGGAATCTCAGACAACTACCAAATCAGAGCACAAAATAAAAATCTTAAACTCtaa
- the PCNA gene encoding proliferating cell nuclear antigen — MFECKLDGMFLRRLFESLKDICGDVSIDCSDEGLTMQAMDNSHISLIHLKLSPDFFHLYRCDLPCNLGLNISFMLKILSVVKEKSLIYLSRGDMTEDPVLNIRIIEDVGANLTLESDSLEAQVKLIEVDREHLEIPTCDYSCKCVMNSKKFQEFAKYLHSIGETVTISMTENEMRLETEGEGIRASKRFHTDVGEVRVTSLENLSQIFATRYLVLFSKATNLAEQVSINLSAGIPLSVKFGFGDEEDSSFINFYLAPNIEE, encoded by the exons ATGTTTGAGTGTAAATTGGATGGTATGTTTTTGAGGCGTTTGTTTGAGTCTCTGAAGGATATTTGTGGCGATGTCAGTATTGACTGCTCAGACGAGGGTTTAACAATGCAGGCGATGGATAATTCGCACATTTCACTCATTCACCTGAAACTTTCGCCTGACTTTTTTCACCTCTACAGGTGTGACTTGCCCTGTAATCTGGGCCTAAACATCTCATTCATGCTTAAAATCTTATCCGTCGTCAAGGAAAAGTCACTCATTTACCTCTCCAGAGGTGATATGACCGAAGATCCCGTACTCAACATCAGAATCATCGAAGACGTAGGAGCTAATCTCACCCTCG AATCGGATTCGTTGGAGGCACAGGTGAAGTTGATAGAGGTGGATAGAGAGCATTTGGAGATCCCGACGTGTGACTACTCgtgtaaatgtgtgatGAACTCGAAGAAGTTCCAGGAGTTTGCAAAGTATTTACACTCGATTGGGGAGACAGTGACCATAAGCATGACCGAGAATGAGATGAGGCTGGAAACTGAAGGTGAAGGAATAAGAGCAAGTAAACGGTTCCATACCGACGTCGGAGAGGTCAGAGTCACAAGCCTTGAGAATTTATCACAAATTTTCGCAACTCGTTATTTAGTTCTCTTTTCAAAGGCGACGAATTTGGCGGAACAGGTCTCGATTAACTTATCGGCTGGAATTCCACTCTCTGTAAAGTTCGGGTTCGGTGATGAAGAAGACTCAAGCTTCATCAACTTCTATCTCGCACCAAATATTGaagaataa